One Luteolibacter arcticus DNA segment encodes these proteins:
- a CDS encoding DUF3293 domain-containing protein yields MTTLPAEYLTTVFLLGIRPVPLPAKFAIITGWNPMDRPTSAVENIREDEALRRTLELKALSYFRATGCSPDLSHREPGWGVEMPKADAIALGRRFNQRAIWWIENDSLILVNCADGEETPVGEFELRIAGEK; encoded by the coding sequence ATGACCACCCTACCCGCAGAATACCTGACCACCGTTTTCCTCCTCGGCATCCGGCCCGTCCCTCTGCCTGCGAAGTTCGCGATCATCACGGGCTGGAACCCGATGGACCGGCCCACCAGCGCGGTCGAAAACATCCGTGAAGACGAGGCCCTGCGACGGACCTTGGAGTTGAAGGCACTTTCCTATTTCCGCGCGACCGGATGTTCGCCGGACCTCTCCCATCGCGAACCCGGCTGGGGCGTGGAGATGCCGAAGGCCGACGCCATCGCCCTCGGCCGCCGCTTCAACCAACGGGCCATCTGGTGGATCGAGAATGACAGCCTGATTCTCGTGAACTGCGCCGATGGCGAAGAAACGCCGGTGGGAGAATTCGAGTTGAGAATCGCCGGCGAGAAGTAG
- a CDS encoding alpha-ketoacid dehydrogenase subunit beta, with translation MSVTYVDAIREAQEKLLRDDPRVFLYGQDISKFGGAFKATKGLAEEFPGRVLDSPISEDAMIGMAVGAAIEGMRPIIEMQFADFSSIAFNQIVNQAATHFYRTGVPVPLTVRLPSGGTPGSGPFHSQSMEALYAHYPGLIVVTPATVSDAYHMLLDSVALDDPVIYCEHKFLYRWLKAPRINGDHLPIGRARITRPGKHATVVAYSAMVHEAVRAADRLKEQGGWEIEVVDLRSVKPLDIDTVLASVARTGRLLALGEAFPWGGVTAEVVSRVCTDGFHLLDAPPRRLNSRDTPVPYHPKLWAAHRPTPETICIALRELLSF, from the coding sequence ATGAGCGTGACGTACGTCGATGCAATCCGGGAGGCGCAGGAGAAGCTGCTGCGCGACGACCCGCGGGTCTTTCTCTACGGACAGGACATTTCGAAATTCGGCGGTGCTTTCAAGGCGACCAAGGGGTTGGCCGAGGAGTTTCCCGGACGGGTTCTGGACTCGCCGATCAGCGAGGACGCGATGATCGGCATGGCCGTCGGTGCCGCGATCGAGGGCATGCGGCCGATCATCGAGATGCAGTTCGCGGACTTCTCGTCGATCGCCTTCAACCAGATCGTCAACCAGGCCGCGACGCACTTCTACCGCACCGGCGTGCCGGTGCCACTGACGGTCCGCCTGCCCTCCGGTGGCACGCCGGGCTCGGGGCCGTTCCACAGCCAGAGCATGGAGGCGCTCTATGCGCACTATCCCGGCCTGATCGTGGTCACGCCGGCGACCGTGTCGGACGCGTATCACATGCTGTTAGACTCGGTCGCGCTGGATGACCCGGTCATCTACTGCGAGCACAAGTTCCTCTACCGCTGGCTGAAAGCGCCGCGCATCAATGGCGATCACTTGCCCATTGGTCGCGCCCGCATCACGCGCCCCGGCAAGCACGCGACGGTGGTGGCCTACAGCGCGATGGTCCACGAGGCCGTCCGCGCCGCGGATCGCTTGAAGGAGCAGGGTGGGTGGGAGATCGAGGTGGTGGACTTGCGCTCGGTGAAGCCGCTGGACATCGATACCGTGCTCGCCAGCGTCGCCCGCACCGGCCGCCTGTTAGCCCTCGGGGAAGCATTTCCCTGGGGTGGCGTCACCGCCGAGGTTGTTTCGCGGGTGTGCACCGATGGCTTCCACTTGCTGGACGCCCCGCCGCGCCGCCTGAACTCGCGCGACACGCCGGTGCCGTATCACCCGAAACTTTGGGCGGCCCATCGCCCGACCCCCGAGACCATCTGCATTGCCCTGCGCGAGCTGCTGTCTTTCTAA
- a CDS encoding malate dehydrogenase encodes MKVTIVGPGKVGMVLAYSLVLRGVAREVVLVGSNREKAEGEALDLTHAQAFQQIPVKVRAGEIEDAAGSEVVAVCASVPMPAGLLTRNALAQGNADLMKELLPRIAKVAPNCKLVMVTNPVDVLTWQALQLTGFPRERVMGTGTLVDSIRFRELLSEMLAIHPDDLRAYILGEHGEHQFPAMSVAQSGGERIDDTPERRALCERAKHFGMEVFRKKGNTCYAIGQSAAYIIEAILLDEKRTVPLSVLVDGYLGVTDVCLSLPVVVGKKGVERFLHPDLNAVEAEQFREAARAVRKVIDGLE; translated from the coding sequence ATGAAAGTCACGATTGTCGGCCCGGGCAAAGTCGGGATGGTGCTGGCCTATTCACTGGTGCTCCGCGGTGTCGCCCGAGAGGTGGTGCTGGTGGGCTCGAACCGAGAAAAGGCCGAGGGCGAGGCTCTGGACCTGACCCATGCCCAGGCTTTCCAACAGATCCCTGTGAAAGTCCGTGCGGGCGAGATTGAAGACGCCGCCGGCAGCGAGGTGGTCGCCGTTTGTGCGTCGGTGCCGATGCCGGCCGGGCTTCTCACTCGCAACGCGCTGGCCCAAGGCAATGCGGATCTGATGAAAGAGCTTCTGCCGCGGATCGCGAAGGTAGCGCCGAATTGCAAGCTGGTGATGGTGACCAACCCGGTTGATGTGCTCACCTGGCAGGCGCTGCAATTGACCGGCTTTCCGCGCGAGCGGGTGATGGGTACCGGCACGCTGGTCGATTCCATCCGCTTCCGCGAACTGCTATCGGAGATGCTTGCGATCCACCCGGACGACCTGCGGGCCTATATCCTGGGCGAGCATGGGGAGCACCAATTCCCCGCCATGAGCGTGGCCCAGTCGGGAGGGGAAAGGATCGATGATACGCCGGAGCGGCGTGCCCTGTGCGAGCGTGCCAAGCACTTCGGCATGGAGGTCTTTCGCAAGAAGGGGAATACCTGCTATGCGATCGGGCAATCGGCGGCGTATATCATCGAGGCGATCTTGTTAGACGAGAAGCGGACCGTGCCGCTCAGCGTGTTGGTCGATGGGTATCTGGGCGTTACCGATGTGTGCTTGAGCCTGCCTGTGGTGGTGGGGAAGAAAGGGGTCGAGCGGTTCCTTCATCCTGATCTCAATGCGGTGGAAGCGGAGCAGTTCCGCGAGGCGGCAAGGGCGGTGCGGAAGGTGATCGATGGATTGGAGTGA
- a CDS encoding ATP-dependent helicase yields the protein MAREYTLNRRTTGPTSGIDYRAELNDEQFAAVTAPPGPTLVIAGAGSGKTRTLTYRVAYLLDHEVEARNILLLTFTNKAAREMTERVRTLVPHDVSALWSGTFHSIGNRILRRHAEVLGFTKSFSILDRDDQKSLLGGVIASLDIDTKVRRFPKADVLASIFSLVENTSESLDDIIRVRYPYFDDWSSEIHKTHERYAKRKQETNSMDFDDLLVLTLKLFQQDEELLALYRKRFRHILVDEYQDTNAVQSELIDLLAGDGASVMAVGDDAQSIYSWRGADMGNILSFPKRHEGCRVFKIETNYRSVPEILDLSNAAIRANRARFDKDLKSSRVEAGIKPALVPLEDPATQAAFVAQRMLELRDEGIPLEEMAVLYRAHFQSLEIQMELTTRGIPFAITSGLRFFEQAHIKDVSAFLRFVTNRRDETSFKRLVLLLPGIGAAGADKLWRDWQKTGYAESEEIPVWSEVLGALKPPKKAAKHWEQLGYTLDELTPNGEFARPSEMVFSVLEGLYAEFLQASYDNYENRRSDIEQLMAYGGNFDDVLEFLSQLSLLGSADGEPTGDTSERDDEKVTLSSIHQAKGLEWKVVFLIWLTDGQFPNGRILESDDEDQLEEERRLFYVAITRAKDELYLTYPFINPKSYTGDVIQRPSRFLEDFPRSLVEEWKVGSNWASDEPF from the coding sequence ATGGCGCGCGAATATACGCTGAACCGGCGAACGACCGGACCGACGTCCGGGATCGATTACCGGGCGGAGCTGAATGACGAGCAGTTCGCCGCCGTCACCGCGCCGCCCGGCCCGACGCTGGTCATCGCCGGTGCAGGCTCGGGAAAAACCCGCACGCTCACCTACCGGGTCGCCTACCTGCTCGACCACGAAGTCGAGGCCCGGAACATCCTGCTGCTGACCTTCACCAACAAGGCCGCGCGGGAAATGACCGAGCGTGTCCGCACGCTGGTCCCGCACGATGTTTCGGCGCTCTGGAGCGGCACCTTCCACTCGATCGGCAACCGCATCCTGCGCCGCCACGCCGAGGTGCTGGGCTTCACGAAGTCCTTCTCGATCCTCGACCGCGATGATCAGAAGTCCTTGCTCGGCGGCGTGATCGCCAGCCTCGACATCGACACGAAGGTGCGACGCTTCCCAAAGGCGGACGTGCTCGCATCGATCTTCAGCTTGGTGGAAAACACCAGCGAGTCGCTCGATGACATCATCAGGGTCCGCTACCCCTACTTCGACGACTGGTCGTCCGAGATCCACAAGACCCACGAACGCTACGCCAAGCGCAAGCAGGAGACCAACTCGATGGACTTCGATGACCTGCTTGTGCTCACCCTGAAACTTTTCCAACAGGACGAGGAGCTGCTGGCCCTCTACCGCAAGCGCTTCCGCCACATCCTCGTCGATGAGTATCAGGACACCAATGCGGTGCAGAGCGAGCTGATCGACCTGCTCGCCGGCGACGGTGCCAGCGTGATGGCGGTCGGCGACGATGCACAGTCGATCTACTCCTGGCGCGGCGCCGACATGGGGAATATCCTCAGCTTCCCCAAGCGTCACGAGGGTTGCCGCGTTTTCAAGATCGAGACGAACTACCGCAGCGTGCCGGAGATCCTCGATCTCTCCAATGCCGCGATCCGCGCCAACCGAGCGCGCTTTGACAAGGACCTCAAGTCATCGCGCGTGGAAGCCGGCATCAAGCCGGCGCTGGTGCCACTCGAGGACCCGGCCACCCAAGCGGCGTTCGTGGCGCAACGGATGTTAGAGCTGCGTGACGAGGGCATTCCATTGGAGGAAATGGCCGTGCTCTACCGTGCCCACTTCCAGTCGCTGGAGATCCAGATGGAGCTGACCACCCGCGGCATCCCCTTCGCCATCACCAGCGGCCTGCGGTTCTTCGAGCAGGCGCACATCAAGGACGTCTCCGCCTTCCTCCGCTTCGTCACCAACCGCCGCGACGAAACCAGCTTCAAGCGGCTGGTGCTGCTGCTGCCGGGAATCGGTGCCGCCGGAGCCGACAAGCTGTGGCGCGACTGGCAGAAGACCGGCTACGCGGAAAGCGAAGAGATCCCCGTCTGGTCCGAAGTGCTCGGCGCGCTCAAGCCGCCGAAGAAAGCGGCCAAGCACTGGGAGCAGCTCGGCTACACGCTCGACGAACTCACGCCCAACGGCGAGTTCGCCCGCCCCTCCGAGATGGTCTTCAGCGTGCTCGAAGGCCTCTATGCCGAATTTCTCCAGGCCTCCTACGACAACTACGAGAACCGTCGTAGCGACATCGAGCAGCTCATGGCCTACGGTGGGAACTTCGACGACGTGCTCGAGTTCCTCTCGCAGCTTTCCCTGCTAGGCTCCGCCGACGGCGAACCCACCGGCGACACATCGGAGAGGGACGACGAGAAGGTGACGCTTTCCTCCATCCACCAGGCGAAGGGACTGGAGTGGAAGGTGGTTTTCCTCATCTGGCTGACCGACGGGCAGTTCCCGAATGGCCGCATCCTGGAATCGGATGACGAGGATCAACTCGAGGAAGAGCGCCGGCTTTTCTACGTGGCCATCACCCGGGCAAAGGATGAGCTGTATCTCACCTACCCCTTCATCAACCCGAAGTCCTACACCGGTGACGTGATCCAGCGGCCGTCGCGCTTTCTGGAGGACTTCCCCCGCTCACTCGTCGAGGAGTGGAAAGTCGGATCGAACTGGGCCTCGGACGAGCCATTCTAA
- a CDS encoding thiamine pyrophosphate-dependent dehydrogenase E1 component subunit alpha gives MPETEEAQRTAVDLDRDYVREVFRAMLRARLLESKLSSLYKAGKIVGGVYLGKGQEAVSASLGASLIKGRDIFAPLIRDQAGRTAFGEPLIDCTRTYLGSVLGPMKGRDGNIHRGRPLDGMPAMISHLGAAVSVVGGMLIARRLKGELAGVVGATCVGDGATSTGAFHEGINMAAVERLPMVVIVGNNQFAYSTPTDRQFACEDLLDRAKGYGVGGHSVDGTDLLACTKVIGNAVKLAREGNGPQMVVARLLRLSGHGEHDDGSYVPPVLKDSQLGRDCIETGIVQMIESGFGTVEEIERWKREFTDEVQAAVAQAQQEPTPDPWDEDWRALSTQTGGGI, from the coding sequence GTGCCGGAAACCGAGGAAGCCCAGAGGACCGCCGTGGATTTGGATCGCGACTATGTTCGCGAGGTTTTCCGTGCGATGCTCCGGGCGCGACTCCTTGAAAGCAAGCTGTCCAGCCTCTACAAGGCGGGCAAAATCGTCGGCGGCGTCTACCTCGGCAAGGGCCAGGAAGCGGTCAGCGCGTCGCTCGGCGCCTCGCTGATCAAGGGCCGCGACATTTTCGCCCCACTGATCCGTGACCAAGCCGGGCGCACCGCTTTCGGCGAGCCGCTGATCGATTGCACCCGCACCTACCTCGGCTCGGTGCTCGGGCCGATGAAGGGTCGCGACGGCAACATTCACCGCGGCCGCCCGCTCGATGGCATGCCGGCGATGATTTCCCACCTCGGCGCGGCGGTGTCCGTAGTCGGCGGGATGCTCATCGCCCGGCGCTTGAAAGGGGAGCTGGCTGGAGTGGTCGGTGCCACTTGCGTCGGCGACGGCGCGACTTCCACGGGTGCTTTTCATGAAGGGATCAACATGGCGGCGGTCGAACGCCTGCCGATGGTCGTGATCGTCGGCAACAACCAGTTCGCCTACTCGACGCCGACCGACCGCCAGTTCGCCTGCGAGGACCTGCTAGACCGGGCCAAGGGCTACGGGGTCGGCGGGCATTCAGTCGATGGGACCGATCTGCTCGCCTGCACAAAGGTCATTGGAAATGCGGTGAAGCTGGCCCGCGAGGGCAACGGCCCGCAGATGGTGGTGGCGCGCTTGCTCCGCCTCAGCGGCCATGGCGAGCACGATGACGGCAGCTATGTGCCGCCGGTGCTGAAGGACAGCCAGCTCGGGCGCGACTGCATCGAGACCGGCATCGTCCAGATGATCGAAAGCGGCTTCGGAACCGTGGAGGAAATCGAACGCTGGAAGCGCGAGTTCACCGACGAGGTGCAGGCTGCGGTCGCGCAGGCCCAGCAGGAGCCGACTCCGGACCCGTGGGACGAGGATTGGCGGGCGCTTTCGACGCAGACGGGAGGAGGGATTTGA
- a CDS encoding MotA/TolQ/ExbB proton channel family protein: MLIANIVLKTFHEGGWIMWPVAATFFLAVCVLLERTYWWITLKRSIRPAAQEKAREALGTGDFNTAWQLGQQGEDPFLHNLNEGISHAHTSMLAAMHLHATKWIERSEARMWVLGTIITLAPLLGLLGTVVGLMGSFASLGDEALGVTKVTGGIAEALIATACGLAIAIGCLLPYNFFRKRVSTFRHSFETWINHAELLVQSAKAHGHDLETFAVERHLKR; this comes from the coding sequence ATGTTGATCGCGAATATCGTCCTCAAGACGTTTCATGAAGGGGGCTGGATCATGTGGCCCGTGGCGGCCACCTTTTTCCTGGCGGTGTGTGTCTTGTTAGAGCGGACCTACTGGTGGATCACTCTGAAGCGGTCGATTCGTCCGGCGGCTCAGGAGAAAGCCCGCGAGGCGCTCGGCACGGGCGATTTCAACACTGCGTGGCAACTCGGCCAGCAGGGGGAGGATCCGTTCCTCCACAATCTGAACGAAGGGATTTCCCACGCCCACACATCGATGCTCGCGGCGATGCACTTGCATGCCACGAAGTGGATCGAGCGCTCGGAGGCCCGCATGTGGGTCCTCGGCACGATCATCACCTTGGCGCCGTTGCTCGGCTTGCTCGGCACCGTGGTGGGCTTGATGGGATCCTTCGCCTCGCTCGGCGATGAAGCGTTGGGGGTGACCAAGGTCACCGGCGGTATCGCCGAGGCGCTCATTGCCACGGCTTGCGGCCTGGCCATCGCGATCGGCTGCCTGCTGCCTTACAATTTCTTCCGCAAGCGCGTCTCGACCTTCCGTCACTCCTTTGAGACCTGGATCAACCACGCCGAACTGCTGGTGCAATCCGCCAAGGCCCACGGCCACGACCTCGAAACCTTCGCGGTCGAACGCCACCTCAAGCGCTGA
- a CDS encoding MGMT family protein, whose translation MAKSTAFARIRAEVIRLVSMIPEGRFTTYGSIAVHMNCNPRHVAHTLSRLTDEEAKDLPWHRVVAADARISRSMEPDLAAKQKALLEAEGMKVDSKGYIADSDAHFHVVGIRRDIRWKD comes from the coding sequence ATGGCCAAATCGACCGCCTTTGCCCGGATTCGCGCCGAAGTGATCCGGCTCGTTAGTATGATCCCGGAGGGCAGGTTCACGACCTACGGGTCCATCGCGGTGCACATGAACTGCAACCCGCGCCATGTCGCTCATACCCTCAGCCGGTTGACGGACGAGGAAGCCAAGGATCTCCCGTGGCACCGCGTCGTCGCCGCCGATGCCCGTATCAGCCGGTCCATGGAACCGGATTTGGCGGCCAAACAGAAGGCCCTGCTTGAAGCCGAGGGAATGAAAGTGGATTCGAAAGGCTACATTGCCGACTCGGACGCCCATTTCCATGTCGTCGGCATCCGCAGGGACATCCGGTGGAAAGACTGA
- a CDS encoding ExbD/TolR family protein, which translates to MPVKLQSGGGDDHEEDARIEIVPLIDIMFFLLASFMMVSLSMSQIHRVNLKLPASTSSVADNKTPPIHIAIDAHGVITWDTKIVTPSEITERLRALPPTEDTKVLIGADQDSRHQAVLSVIDAAKAAGVEKVSFETKHQEP; encoded by the coding sequence ATGCCGGTCAAACTCCAGTCGGGTGGCGGTGACGACCACGAGGAAGACGCGCGGATCGAGATCGTGCCATTGATCGACATCATGTTCTTCCTGCTCGCCAGCTTCATGATGGTGAGCCTGAGCATGAGCCAGATCCACCGGGTGAATCTCAAGTTGCCGGCGTCCACCTCTTCGGTGGCCGACAACAAGACACCGCCGATCCATATCGCGATCGATGCCCACGGCGTGATCACTTGGGATACGAAGATCGTGACGCCCTCGGAAATCACCGAGCGCTTGCGGGCGCTGCCGCCGACCGAGGACACCAAGGTGTTGATCGGTGCCGATCAGGACAGCCGCCATCAGGCTGTGCTTTCCGTGATCGACGCCGCAAAAGCGGCGGGCGTGGAGAAGGTCAGCTTTGAAACGAAGCATCAGGAGCCGTGA
- a CDS encoding dihydrolipoamide acetyltransferase family protein — protein sequence MPTVPIFMPQLGESIAEATVVRIGIAPGDTVQTDQEVIEVETSKATMGVTTLCRGTVKEIHAKEGETYSVGTLLGLLDVTEEEIVRTGVDTVEAAADRRTAAAASPQEQEKNLHFALDDDSYEESSPEVVPSVKGLPVPAGVMGAHYISPRMRARMNEMGLREADISAVAGTGAGGRVMVEDLEKFLDYIDTWPSSNASPMRMAVADAMRRSWTRPLATVGLPVKLDRVLEHRRNQDPKPGLTLYVLRAFALALVEEPATAGFLIGQKVVHPRAFDIGVAVQVDDGVVVPVLRKVDQKSLSDLTKDYAEMVERGRRRRLSEDDLRGGIATVTNFGTFGLTSGTPIPLPNETLILGLGAGVKKPVWSSQVEAFVPMTEAELVLTFDHRVVDGGGAGVLLSRVAQLLQEPEKL from the coding sequence ATGCCCACCGTTCCCATCTTCATGCCGCAGCTCGGTGAATCGATCGCCGAGGCGACCGTCGTCCGCATCGGCATCGCGCCCGGCGATACGGTGCAGACGGACCAGGAGGTGATCGAAGTTGAGACCAGCAAGGCGACGATGGGAGTGACCACGCTGTGCCGCGGCACGGTGAAGGAGATCCACGCGAAGGAAGGCGAGACCTACTCGGTCGGCACGCTGTTAGGCCTGCTGGATGTCACCGAGGAGGAGATCGTTCGCACCGGCGTCGATACCGTCGAGGCCGCAGCCGATCGTCGCACCGCCGCTGCCGCATCGCCGCAGGAGCAGGAGAAGAACCTGCACTTCGCGCTCGATGATGATTCCTACGAGGAGTCATCACCTGAGGTGGTGCCGAGCGTGAAGGGCCTGCCCGTCCCTGCGGGCGTGATGGGTGCGCATTACATTTCCCCGCGGATGCGGGCGCGCATGAATGAGATGGGCCTGCGCGAGGCCGATATCTCCGCTGTCGCTGGCACAGGTGCCGGAGGCCGCGTCATGGTGGAGGACTTGGAAAAGTTCCTTGATTACATCGACACGTGGCCGAGCAGCAATGCCTCGCCGATGCGCATGGCCGTGGCCGATGCTATGCGCCGGAGTTGGACGCGTCCGCTCGCAACCGTGGGCTTGCCGGTGAAACTCGACCGGGTGTTAGAACATCGCCGCAATCAGGATCCGAAGCCCGGACTCACGCTTTACGTCCTGCGCGCTTTTGCCCTGGCGTTGGTGGAAGAACCCGCAACCGCCGGTTTCCTGATTGGACAAAAGGTCGTGCACCCGCGTGCCTTCGACATCGGCGTGGCGGTGCAGGTGGACGACGGCGTCGTGGTGCCGGTACTCCGTAAGGTCGATCAAAAGTCGCTTTCTGACCTGACCAAGGACTATGCCGAGATGGTCGAGCGGGGCCGCCGTCGCCGGCTCTCTGAAGACGATCTGCGCGGTGGCATCGCCACGGTGACGAATTTCGGCACGTTCGGCCTCACCTCCGGCACGCCGATTCCGCTGCCGAATGAGACGCTCATCCTCGGCCTCGGTGCCGGCGTGAAAAAGCCGGTGTGGAGCAGTCAGGTGGAGGCTTTCGTTCCGATGACCGAGGCGGAGTTGGTCCTCACCTTCGACCACCGGGTAGTCGATGGCGGTGGGGCCGGTGTGCTGCTCAGCAGGGTGGCGCAGCTCCTTCAGGAGCCCGAGAAGCTCTGA
- the ald gene encoding alanine dehydrogenase, giving the protein MNIGIPKEIKAQEHRVAMIPGSIAELVKSGHRVFVEAGAGTGSSYSDEHYLAMGAEILPDADAIFSAAEMIVKVKEPQPEEIARLQPHHLLFTYLHLAASKPLTEALVGTGCTALAYETLEVNHRLPLLEPMSEIAGRMSSIVGSYHLAKHNGGRGTLLGGVPGVAPGRVVVIGGGTAGVNAARVATGIGADVTILEVDFERMRFLDITMSGTHTVYSSEANLAELLPRVDLVIGAVLVPGAKAPKLITRDMLKLMQPGTVFVDIAVDQGGCAETTRPTTHHAPTFVEEDVIHYCVANMPGAYARTATQALNNVTQRWITLLADHGVAGASRIRKEVLGAVNCSGGKLTCPPVGDAHGIPVVDAAEVLGV; this is encoded by the coding sequence ATGAATATCGGCATCCCGAAGGAGATCAAAGCTCAGGAACACCGCGTCGCCATGATCCCCGGCTCGATCGCCGAGCTGGTGAAGAGCGGCCACCGGGTCTTCGTGGAAGCCGGCGCGGGAACGGGCTCCAGCTACAGCGATGAACACTATCTCGCCATGGGGGCGGAGATCTTGCCCGATGCCGATGCGATCTTCTCCGCCGCCGAAATGATTGTGAAGGTGAAGGAGCCGCAACCGGAGGAGATCGCCCGCCTGCAGCCGCATCACCTGCTTTTCACCTACCTCCACCTCGCCGCCAGCAAGCCGCTCACCGAAGCACTCGTCGGCACCGGCTGCACCGCACTCGCTTATGAGACACTGGAGGTGAACCACCGCCTGCCACTGCTGGAGCCGATGAGCGAAATCGCCGGCCGCATGTCGTCGATCGTCGGCTCCTATCACCTCGCGAAGCACAATGGCGGCCGCGGCACGCTGTTAGGCGGCGTCCCCGGCGTCGCGCCCGGTCGTGTGGTCGTCATCGGCGGCGGCACCGCCGGCGTGAATGCGGCGCGCGTTGCCACTGGCATCGGCGCGGACGTGACCATTCTGGAAGTCGATTTCGAACGCATGCGCTTCCTCGACATCACCATGAGCGGCACCCACACCGTATATTCGAGCGAGGCAAATCTGGCCGAGCTGCTGCCACGCGTGGACCTCGTCATCGGCGCAGTATTGGTTCCCGGAGCCAAGGCGCCGAAGCTGATCACGCGCGACATGCTGAAGCTGATGCAGCCGGGTACCGTGTTCGTGGACATCGCCGTCGACCAAGGCGGCTGCGCGGAAACCACGCGCCCAACGACTCACCACGCGCCGACCTTTGTCGAGGAAGACGTCATCCACTACTGCGTGGCCAACATGCCGGGTGCCTACGCCCGCACCGCGACCCAGGCGCTCAACAACGTCACCCAGCGCTGGATCACCCTGCTCGCCGACCACGGAGTCGCCGGTGCCAGCCGCATCCGCAAGGAAGTACTCGGCGCGGTGAACTGCAGCGGCGGCAAGCTCACCTGCCCGCCGGTCGGCGACGCCCACGGCATCCCCGTGGTCGATGCCGCCGAGGTGCTCGGTGTCTGA
- a CDS encoding type II toxin-antitoxin system RelE/ParE family toxin, producing MSYLALSRRAVLDLAEIERYSIEQWGKKVAADYLDDIEAALKRLKEAPGLLRARPELSENLKFYRVGRHLLVCALEGESIYVLAVKHGAMDLPERLAELEPHLVQEAGVLHQAFLRSKRS from the coding sequence ATGTCTTACCTCGCACTCTCTCGCCGCGCGGTCTTGGATCTCGCAGAAATCGAGCGCTACTCCATCGAGCAATGGGGCAAGAAGGTCGCGGCGGACTACTTGGATGACATCGAAGCCGCCCTGAAGCGGCTGAAGGAAGCCCCCGGCCTGCTCAGGGCCCGTCCCGAGCTCTCCGAAAACCTGAAATTCTACCGCGTCGGGCGTCATCTGCTCGTCTGCGCCCTTGAGGGGGAGAGCATCTACGTGCTGGCAGTGAAACATGGGGCCATGGATCTTCCAGAGCGGCTTGCGGAACTGGAGCCTCATCTGGTGCAGGAAGCCGGGGTGCTTCATCAGGCTTTCCTCCGGTCCAAGCGCTCCTGA
- a CDS encoding ribbon-helix-helix domain-containing protein, with protein MASSINLSLTDELRAFVDRNSGDGTDYSTPSEFLRDLLREKKHRLEAAAVRDAIIEGYRDLAEGRIVEFDGDLKSTLANAKKREREGWK; from the coding sequence ATGGCGAGCAGCATCAATCTTTCCCTCACCGACGAGCTCCGTGCCTTCGTGGACCGGAATTCCGGCGACGGCACTGACTACTCCACGCCCAGCGAGTTCCTGCGCGACCTTCTGCGGGAGAAGAAGCACCGTCTGGAAGCCGCCGCCGTGCGCGACGCGATCATCGAGGGCTACCGCGACCTCGCGGAAGGACGGATCGTAGAGTTCGACGGCGACCTGAAGAGCACCCTGGCGAATGCCAAGAAGCGCGAACGCGAGGGCTGGAAGTGA
- a CDS encoding energy transducer TonB — MSPFLYALNIGTLATWLTVAGASSVACVIKVVDRLPELLAAKPQELEVSLTPMAMGSAPPAEAEATDEAVTEEVAMPEIPEVPEIPEMPEVPEIADVEPLPDIPDLPQISSPDGMEKPKPAVAKPANTRPKASTTRKTVGRKSTTGESGQGTGTGNGTARGSGDSPVGADRWAGGRMPKPSYPSGARSAGLTGRVTVLFSVDERGYVVSTSVTSSTNPIFNEAALSAVRRWKFRPGVRASASRPIVFQLN; from the coding sequence ATGAGCCCTTTCCTTTACGCCCTCAACATTGGAACCCTCGCCACCTGGCTGACGGTGGCCGGGGCGAGTTCCGTTGCTTGTGTGATCAAGGTGGTGGACCGCCTGCCCGAATTGCTGGCGGCCAAGCCGCAGGAGCTGGAGGTGAGCCTCACGCCGATGGCGATGGGCTCGGCTCCGCCCGCAGAAGCGGAGGCGACCGACGAAGCGGTCACGGAAGAAGTGGCGATGCCGGAGATTCCCGAGGTGCCCGAGATCCCGGAGATGCCTGAAGTGCCGGAGATCGCCGACGTCGAGCCGCTCCCGGACATTCCCGATCTCCCGCAGATCAGCAGCCCGGATGGGATGGAGAAGCCAAAGCCCGCGGTGGCAAAGCCGGCGAACACGCGGCCGAAAGCTTCCACCACCCGCAAGACGGTCGGTCGCAAAAGCACCACCGGCGAAAGCGGTCAAGGCACGGGCACCGGCAATGGTACGGCGCGAGGTTCCGGTGACAGCCCGGTGGGTGCGGACCGGTGGGCTGGTGGCCGCATGCCGAAGCCGAGCTACCCGTCCGGTGCGCGCTCGGCGGGTCTCACCGGCAGGGTCACGGTGCTTTTCTCCGTCGATGAGCGCGGCTACGTGGTCAGCACCAGCGTCACGAGCAGCACGAATCCCATTTTTAACGAAGCGGCGCTGAGTGCCGTGCGCCGCTGGAAATTCCGTCCGGGTGTCCGGGCGAGCGCCTCCCGGCCCATTGTTTTCCAACTGAATTGA